The Sphingomonas carotinifaciens genomic sequence CTCGGCATAGTCCATGTTCGCGCGCAGCGTGTGGAGCGGCACGCGACCCTCGCGGTAGCTCTCGGAGCGGGCGATTTCCGCACCGCCGAGACGGCCGCCGCAGGCGACGCGGATGCCGTCGGCACCCAGGCGCATCGCCGACTGCACGGCGCGCTTCATCGCACGGCGGAACGCGATACGGCGCTCCAGCTGATCGGCGATGCCCTGCGCAACGAGCTTGGCGTCGATCTCGGGCTTGCGGATCTCGACGATGTTCAGCGACACGTCGGACGAAGTCATCGAGCCGATCTGCTTGCGCAGCTTCTCGATGTCCGAGCCCTTCTTGCCGATGATCACGCCGGGGCGTGCCGCGAAGATCGAAATGCGGCACAGCTTGGCCGGACGCTCGATCACCACCTTGGAGATCGCGGCCTGGGGCAGCGTCTTCATGATGTACTGGCGGATCTTCAGATCCTCCAGCAGCAGGCGACCATAGTCCTGGCCTTCCGCGAACCAGCGGCTGTCCCAGGTACGGTTGATCTGCAGGCGCAGACCGATCGGGTTGCTCTTATGACCCATTAGGCTTCTTCCTGCTCGCGCACGACGATGCGCAGACGGCTGAACGGCTTCAGGATGCGGGTGGACTTGCCACGGCCGCGGGTCGCGAAGCGCTTCATGGTGATCGACTTGCCGACCGACGCCTCGGCGACGACAAGCGCGTCGACGTCGAGGTTGTGGTTGTTCTCGGCATTGGCGATGGCGGACGCCAGCACCTTGCGCGCGTCGACCGCCATGGCCTTCTTCGAGAAGGTCAGGATGTTCAGCGCGTCACCAGCCTTGCGGCCACGGATCAGGCCCGCGACCAGGTTCAGCTTCTGCGCCGAACCACGGATCTGCGTGCCGACCGACAGAGCTTCCTTCTCGCCGACCTTGCGGGGGGATGCGGGCTTCGACATCAGCGCTTACCCTTCTTGTCGGCAGCGTGACCGGGGAAGTAGCGCGTGGGCGCGAACTCGCCGAGCTTCATGCCGACCATGTCCTCGTTCACCGAGACGGGAACGAACTTGCGGCCGTTATAGACATTGAAGGTCAGGCCGACGAACGACGGGAGGATCGTCGAGCGGCGCGACCAGGTCTTGATCGGACCCGAACGGCCGGACGCGTCCTGCGCAGTCTCGGCCTTCTTCAGGAGGTGGAGGTCCACGAAAGGACCCTTCCATACGGAACGAGCCATCGCTTAGCCCTTCTTCTTCGCGTGACGGCTACGGATGATCATCTTGTCCGTCGCCTTGTTGTGCCGGGTGCGCGCACCCTTGGTCGGCTTGCCCCACGGGGTGACCGGGTGACGGCCGCCCGAGGTCCGGCCTTCACCACCGCCGTGCGGATGGTCAACCGGGTTCTTCGCAACACCGCGCGTCAGCGGGCGGCGGCCGAGCCAGCGGTTGCGACCCGCCTTCGCCAGGTTCTGGTTGGCGTTGTCCGGGTTCGACACCGCGCCCACCGTCGCCATGCACTCGCCACGGATGTAGCGCTGCTCGCCCGAGTTCAGGCGGACGATCACCATGCCGCGGTCACGGCCGACGACCTGCACGTAGGTGCCGGCCGAACGGGCGATCTGGCCACCCTTGCCCGGCTTCATCTCCACGTTGTGGACGATGGTGCCGACGGGCATCTGGCCCAGCTCCATCGCGTTGCCCGGCTTCACGTCGGTCTTCTTGCCGGCGATCACCTTGTCGCCCACGCCCAGGCGCTGCGGCGCGATGATGTACGCGACATCGGCCTTGCCGGCGTCGTCGGTGCCATAGTTCACCAGCGCGATGAAGGCGGTGCGGTTGGGATCATATTCGATCCGCTCCACGGTGCCCTCGACGTCCCAGCGGCGACGCTTGAAGTCGACATAGCGGTAGCGCTGCTTGTGACCGCCCGCGATACCGCGCGACGTCACATGGCCCTTGTTGTTGCGGCCACCGGTCTTGCGCTTGCCTTCGGTCAGCGACTTGACCGGGGCGCCCTTCCAGAGCGCCGAACGGTCGACGAGGATCAGGCCGCGGCGGGCCGGGCTCGTCGGATTATATTGCTTGAGTGCCATTAGCCCTGGACCCCCGTCGTCACGTCGATGGACTGGCCGTCCTTCAGCGTCACGATCGCCTTCTTCATGTCGGAGCGCTGGTACGGAGCGCCCTTCCACTTCTTGGTCTTGCCCTTCTGGACGATCGTGTTCACGCCCGTCACGGTGACGTCGAAGAGAGCCTCGACGGCAGCCTTGATCTGCAGCTTGGTCGCGTCACCGGCGACCTTGAACACGACGGCGTTGTGCTCGGAGAGCAGCGTCGCCTTCTCGGTGATGTGCGGCGCGACGATCACGTCGTAATGACGGTTGTCGATCGCCTTCTGCTGCTTAGCCATGGAAACGGGCCTCCAGCTTCTCGACAGCAGCGCGCGTCAGCACCAGCGTGTCATGCTTCAGGATGTCGTAGACATTGGCGCCGGCGGCCGGGAGGACGTTGATGTCCTTCAGGTTGCCTGCGGCCAGAGCGAACGACGTCTCGACGGCATCGCCATCGATGACCAGCGCGGACTTGCCGAAGCCGAGCTTGGCGATGTCGCCGATCAGCGTCTTCGTCTTGTTGCCCTCGACCGACAGCGAGTCCATCACGACCAGCGAGCCGGCCTTTGCGTGGCTCGACAGCGCCATCTTCAGGCCCAGCGCGCGGATCTTCTTGTTCAGCGACGGATCGAAGTCGCGAACACGGGCACCGTGAGCCTTACCACCGCCGATGAAGACGGGTGCGCGGCGATCGCCGTGACGTGCCACACCGCCGCCCTTCTGGCGACCGAGCTTCTTGCCCGAACGGGCGACGTCCGCACGCTCGCGGGTGCCGCGCGCGGTGGCGCGACGCTTCTCAAGCTGCCAGGTCACGACGCGGTGCAGGATGTCGGCACGCGGATCGAGGCCGAAGACCTCGTCGTTGAGCTCGATGTCCGCGGCGTCGGCGCCGGCAAAGGATGAAACCTTGACCTTCACGACTTAGCCCTCCTGGCCATCGGTGGCTTCCGGAGCGGGCTCGGCAGAAGCGGTATTGTTGGCGGCAACGCTCTTCAGCGCGGCCGGGAACGGGGCGTCCGCATGGCGCGCGACCTTCACCGCGTCCTTGACGATCAGCCAGCCACCCTTCGATCCGGGCACCGAGCCCTTGACGAAGATCAGGCCGCGCTCGACGTCGGTCGACACGATTTCCAGGTTCTGCTGCGTGCGGTTCTTGTCGCCCATGTGGCCGGCCATCTTCTTGTTCTTGAAGACGCGACCCGGATCCTGGCGGTTACCGGTCGAACCATGCGAACGGTGCGAGACGGACACGCCGTGCGTGGCGCGCAGACCGCCGAAGTTCCAGCGCTTCATCGCACCGGCAAAGCCCTTGCCCTGCGTACGACCCTGGATGTCGACCATCTGGCCGGCAACGAAGTGGTCGGCACCGATCTCGGCGCCTACGTCGAGCAGGCCGTCCTCGTTCACGCGGAACTCGGCAACGATAGCCTTGGGCTCCACTTCGGCCTTGCCGAAATGGCCGCGCTGCGGCTTGGCGACATTCTTAGCCTTGGCGACACCTGCACCAAGCTGGACGGCAGTGTAGCCGTCACGATCCATCTCGCGGCGGGCGACGACCTGTACGCCTTCGAGCGCCAGAACGGTAACCGGCACGTGCCGACCATCGTCCTGGAACAGGCGGGTCATCCCCATCTTCTTCGCGATCACGCCGGTACGCATGATCCTGTTCCTTCCTCGACAGAGGCCCCCAAGAACCATTCAAGGGGGGCATATCCAGCCCGGATAAATCGAAACGAGCCCCCGTCCCGGGCTGGCGATCGGCGCATGGCCGATCAGACGGGGGACGCTGTCCCCGGCACCCTTTCGGCCGAAGCCGAACCGCTGGGCGGTATCCCTTGTACCGCGCAGATCAGGGCGAACCCCGGAATGCGCGAAAGGCCCGCGGGACGATGACGTCAACCGCGGGAAGCGGGCGCTTTACGCCAGCTTGATCTCAACATCAACACCCGCAGCGAGATCGAGCTTCATCAGCGCGTCGACGGTCTGCGGGGTCGGCTGCACGATATCGAGCATCCGCTTGTAGGTACGCACCTCGAACTGCTCGCGCGACTTCTTGTCGACGTGCGGGCCACGGTTGACCGTGAACTTTTCGATGCGCGTGGGAAGCGGGATCGGACCGCGGATGAGCGCGCCGGTACGGCGTGCGGTGTCGGCGATGTCGCCGGTCGCCTGATCGAGCACGCGATGGTCGAACGCCTTCAGACGAATGCGGATATTGCTGTCCATGATCCCTACCGATGCGAAAGAGCGGGAACGCAGCTTCGACCCTATCCCTTGCGTCGGTTTATCCGACCACCCGACAAGCGGACCCCGATCGGTGACCGGGACAAGCGATGAAGCCGATGAAACGCTCCGAAACGAACTCTGGTTGTTGCGGCATCGCCGGCGATACCGACGATGCTCTCACTAAAAGCGAACGGCCACTCCGGTTTCCCAGAGCGGCCGATTCACTCAAGAAAGGCGCCTATATCCCGACCACCCGAAGGTGGCAACCCTCTTCGCATCGCAACCGCGTGGAAAAGGTTCCCGGTCCTGCACCCCTTGCAAAAGGAAAAGGCCGGCCCCGTTTCCGGAGCCGGCCGATCCTTCTCACGACCTTTCGGTCAGGAGATTACTTGCTGATGCCGCTGACGACACCGGCGCCGACGGTCCGGCCACCCTCGCGGATGGTGAAGCGCTGGCCGACGTCCATGGCGATCGGCGCGATGAGCTTGATGCCCAGCGCGACGTTGTCGCCCGGCATCACCATCTCGGTGCCCTCGGGCAGCTCGACGGTGCCGGTCACGTCCGTGGTACGGAAGTAGAACTGCGGACGGTAGTTGCCGAAGAACGGCGTGTGACGGCCACCTTCGTCCTTCGACAGCACGTACACTTCCGACTGGAAGTCGGTGTGCGGCTTGATCGAGCCCGGCTTGCAGAGCACCTGGCCACGCTCGACTTCGTCGCGAGCCACGCCGCGGATCAGCGCGCCGACATTGTCGCCAGCCTGGCCCTGGTCGAGCAGCTTGCGGAACATTTCCACGCCCGTGACGGTGGTCTTGCGGACGTTCGGGTGGATGCCGACGATCTCGACTTCCTCACCGACCTTGACAACACCGGTCTCGACGCGGCCGGTCACCACCGTACCACGACCCGAGATCGAGAACACGTCCTCGATCGGCATCATGAACGGCTTGTCCAGCGGACGCTCCGGCTGCGGGATGTAGTCGTCAACCGCCTGCATCAGCTCCAGCACGGCTTCCTTGCCGAACTTGTCGTTCGAACCCGAAAGCGCGCAGGTCGCCGAACCCTTGATGACGGGGATGTCGTCGCCAGGGAACTCGTACGAGGACAGCAGCTCGCGAACTTCCAGTTCGACCAGCTCCAGGATTTCCTCGTCGTCGACCAGATCGACCTTGTTCATGAATACGACCATCGCCGGCACGCCGACCTGACGGGCGAGCAGGATGTGCTCGCGGGTCTGCGGCATCGGGCCATCAGTAGCCGACACGACCAGGATCGCGCCGTCCATCTGCGCCGCGCCGGTGATCATGTTCTTCACATAGTCGGCGTGGCCCGGGCAGTCGACGTGCGCATAGTGGCGCGAGTTCGTCTCATACTCGACGTGCGCGGTCGAGATGGTGATGCCGCGCTCGCGCTCTTCCGGAGCCTTGTCGATGTTGGCGAAATCAACCGCCGCGTTGCCCGCGACGTTGTCGGCCAGCACCTTGGTGATCGCAGCCGTCAGCGAGGTCTTGCCGTGGTCGACGTGGCCGATGGTGCCGATGTTGAGGTGCGGCTTGGTCCGCTCGAATTTTGCCTTTGCCATTTTCCTACCTTCTGATTCGAATTCGGTGCCGCCGACGGGGCCACGCGAACGCGGCCACATAGCGGGTGTTTGCAACGAATGCCAGCCCTGCGCGGGGGACGCTCCGGTTGCCCGTCCGCCCCCCGCACCAGGAGCCGTTACGCCAGCTTCGCCTTGACCTCGTCCGCAACGTTCTGCGGAACTTCGTCATAGTGCGAGAACTGCATGCTGTACTGTGCACGACCCTGGGTGAACGAGCGGAGCGCGTTCACATAGCCGAACATGTTCGCCAGCGGGACCATCGCCTCGACCGTCTGCGCGTTGCCGCGCGTGTCGGTGCCCTGGATCTGGCCACGACGGCTGTTCATGTCGCCGATGACGTCGCCCAGATAGTCT encodes the following:
- the rpsC gene encoding 30S ribosomal protein S3; this translates as MGHKSNPIGLRLQINRTWDSRWFAEGQDYGRLLLEDLKIRQYIMKTLPQAAISKVVIERPAKLCRISIFAARPGVIIGKKGSDIEKLRKQIGSMTSSDVSLNIVEIRKPEIDAKLVAQGIADQLERRIAFRRAMKRAVQSAMRLGADGIRVACGGRLGGAEIARSESYREGRVPLHTLRANMDYAEAQAHTAYGVCGVKVWVFKGEILGHDPMAQDRLMMEAQTSGVRPARDDRR
- the rplV gene encoding 50S ribosomal protein L22, whose translation is MSKPASPRKVGEKEALSVGTQIRGSAQKLNLVAGLIRGRKAGDALNILTFSKKAMAVDARKVLASAIANAENNHNLDVDALVVAEASVGKSITMKRFATRGRGKSTRILKPFSRLRIVVREQEEA
- the rpsS gene encoding 30S ribosomal protein S19, whose product is MARSVWKGPFVDLHLLKKAETAQDASGRSGPIKTWSRRSTILPSFVGLTFNVYNGRKFVPVSVNEDMVGMKLGEFAPTRYFPGHAADKKGKR
- the rplB gene encoding 50S ribosomal protein L2, producing the protein MALKQYNPTSPARRGLILVDRSALWKGAPVKSLTEGKRKTGGRNNKGHVTSRGIAGGHKQRYRYVDFKRRRWDVEGTVERIEYDPNRTAFIALVNYGTDDAGKADVAYIIAPQRLGVGDKVIAGKKTDVKPGNAMELGQMPVGTIVHNVEMKPGKGGQIARSAGTYVQVVGRDRGMVIVRLNSGEQRYIRGECMATVGAVSNPDNANQNLAKAGRNRWLGRRPLTRGVAKNPVDHPHGGGEGRTSGGRHPVTPWGKPTKGARTRHNKATDKMIIRSRHAKKKG
- a CDS encoding 50S ribosomal protein L23, giving the protein MAKQQKAIDNRHYDVIVAPHITEKATLLSEHNAVVFKVAGDATKLQIKAAVEALFDVTVTGVNTIVQKGKTKKWKGAPYQRSDMKKAIVTLKDGQSIDVTTGVQG
- the rplD gene encoding 50S ribosomal protein L4; the encoded protein is MKVKVSSFAGADAADIELNDEVFGLDPRADILHRVVTWQLEKRRATARGTRERADVARSGKKLGRQKGGGVARHGDRRAPVFIGGGKAHGARVRDFDPSLNKKIRALGLKMALSSHAKAGSLVVMDSLSVEGNKTKTLIGDIAKLGFGKSALVIDGDAVETSFALAAGNLKDINVLPAAGANVYDILKHDTLVLTRAAVEKLEARFHG
- the rplC gene encoding 50S ribosomal protein L3 — translated: MRTGVIAKKMGMTRLFQDDGRHVPVTVLALEGVQVVARREMDRDGYTAVQLGAGVAKAKNVAKPQRGHFGKAEVEPKAIVAEFRVNEDGLLDVGAEIGADHFVAGQMVDIQGRTQGKGFAGAMKRWNFGGLRATHGVSVSHRSHGSTGNRQDPGRVFKNKKMAGHMGDKNRTQQNLEIVSTDVERGLIFVKGSVPGSKGGWLIVKDAVKVARHADAPFPAALKSVAANNTASAEPAPEATDGQEG
- the rpsJ gene encoding 30S ribosomal protein S10, which encodes MDSNIRIRLKAFDHRVLDQATGDIADTARRTGALIRGPIPLPTRIEKFTVNRGPHVDKKSREQFEVRTYKRMLDIVQPTPQTVDALMKLDLAAGVDVEIKLA
- the tuf gene encoding elongation factor Tu, whose product is MAKAKFERTKPHLNIGTIGHVDHGKTSLTAAITKVLADNVAGNAAVDFANIDKAPEERERGITISTAHVEYETNSRHYAHVDCPGHADYVKNMITGAAQMDGAILVVSATDGPMPQTREHILLARQVGVPAMVVFMNKVDLVDDEEILELVELEVRELLSSYEFPGDDIPVIKGSATCALSGSNDKFGKEAVLELMQAVDDYIPQPERPLDKPFMMPIEDVFSISGRGTVVTGRVETGVVKVGEEVEIVGIHPNVRKTTVTGVEMFRKLLDQGQAGDNVGALIRGVARDEVERGQVLCKPGSIKPHTDFQSEVYVLSKDEGGRHTPFFGNYRPQFYFRTTDVTGTVELPEGTEMVMPGDNVALGIKLIAPIAMDVGQRFTIREGGRTVGAGVVSGISK